The Candidatus Zixiibacteriota bacterium genome contains a region encoding:
- a CDS encoding MerR family transcriptional regulator: MIAKHPIRVVSKKTGLSPHLIRIWERRYRAILPERSSTNQRLYSDEDIEKLKLLHQATESGESISQIAGLSTGELRNMLGENSKSPSIPYQDSKLNGPGAGQPLREIIENCIMAIHELDSVKLEAVLLRASVDLSQRVLITKVIQPLMYEIGNLWARGSLKIVHEHLASAVIRTFLGEMMSSLRLSHSAPVLIATTPRGQTHEFGAMIAAILSSFEGWRPIYLGPDMPADDIAHAANTREAPVVILSIVYPLNDPLLVRELRRLKKLLNGDISILAGGRGIENYRGILAEIGAIPINDLDSLITELKSIRP; this comes from the coding sequence ATGATTGCAAAACACCCCATAAGAGTCGTCTCCAAAAAAACCGGCCTCTCCCCCCATCTGATCAGGATTTGGGAGAGACGTTACAGGGCTATCCTTCCGGAGCGATCGAGTACTAACCAAAGGCTGTATTCCGATGAGGATATTGAAAAACTGAAACTGCTGCATCAGGCCACTGAATCCGGCGAAAGTATCAGTCAGATTGCCGGTTTATCGACTGGAGAACTCCGGAATATGCTGGGTGAAAATTCCAAATCACCATCCATACCTTATCAGGATTCAAAGTTGAATGGCCCGGGAGCGGGGCAACCGTTACGCGAAATCATCGAAAATTGCATTATGGCTATCCATGAACTTGATTCCGTCAAACTGGAGGCGGTTTTGTTGCGCGCCTCGGTTGATTTGAGTCAGCGGGTATTGATTACAAAGGTTATTCAGCCCCTGATGTATGAAATTGGCAATCTCTGGGCCAGGGGCAGTCTTAAAATTGTTCACGAGCATCTCGCTTCGGCGGTTATTCGGACTTTTCTGGGCGAGATGATGTCTTCTCTCAGATTATCCCATTCTGCCCCTGTTCTAATAGCCACCACGCCTCGCGGTCAGACCCATGAATTCGGGGCAATGATTGCGGCAATTCTGTCCTCATTCGAGGGCTGGCGGCCGATTTATCTCGGGCCGGATATGCCTGCCGATGATATTGCCCATGCCGCCAATACAAGGGAAGCACCAGTAGTCATTCTGAGTATTGTTTATCCTTTAAATGATCCTCTTCTGGTACGGGAACTGCGTCGGTTGAAAAAACTACTCAATGGCGATATTTCGATTCTTGCCGGCGGGCGTGGAATTGAAAACTACCGTGGGATTCTCGCTGAAATTGGAGCCATACCGATAAACGATCTCGATAGTTTGATTACGGAGTTGAAGTCTATCCGACCTTGA
- a CDS encoding hydroxylamine oxidase: MKKFHITIGTAVIGFLLLAGVRAGDISPATQACLDCHADLMPGLVEDWYHSRHARMTPAEALLLPEIERRVSISDSPGYLTGTVVGCAECHTLLPGEHEDTFEHFDYPVHAVVSPNDCAVCHPAEWEQYSKNIMSFANINLTQNDLYQTMVNEINGLPELIDNQLTTGESDPLTDMSSCLSCHGTEIRVTGTAKRETDLGTLEFPVLEGWPNQGVGRINPDGSFGACTACHTRHVFSIETARKPYTCAQCHKGPDVPAYPVYQVSKHGNVFFSQNSHWDFEPVPWTAGRDFAAPTCAVCHISLVTDKDGTIISERTHRMNDRLPQRLFGLIYSHPHPATPNTSIITNKAGFPLPTELTGEPVEEFLIDRKEQEKRLHNMQKVCRACHSTTWTEGHFAALDRAVETTNEMTWQATDLMTTIWTEGLALGLPQGSIIFDEAIEKQWTEQWLFYVNSTRFAAAMMGADYGVFANGRWYMAKNVREMRDWLELHNRLKK; the protein is encoded by the coding sequence ATGAAAAAATTTCACATAACCATCGGTACAGCTGTTATCGGATTTTTGCTTCTGGCGGGCGTCAGAGCGGGCGATATCAGTCCGGCCACTCAGGCCTGCCTCGACTGTCACGCCGACCTGATGCCGGGACTGGTGGAGGATTGGTACCACAGTCGTCATGCCCGGATGACTCCGGCCGAAGCGCTCCTGTTGCCCGAGATTGAGCGCCGGGTTTCGATCAGTGATTCGCCCGGGTACCTGACCGGGACGGTGGTCGGGTGTGCCGAATGCCATACTCTTCTGCCCGGCGAACATGAGGATACCTTCGAGCATTTCGATTACCCGGTCCATGCGGTGGTATCGCCCAATGATTGCGCCGTCTGCCATCCCGCCGAGTGGGAACAGTATTCGAAAAACATCATGTCCTTCGCTAATATCAATCTGACGCAGAATGACCTTTATCAAACCATGGTCAATGAAATCAATGGTCTTCCGGAACTGATCGACAATCAACTGACCACCGGTGAATCAGATCCGCTCACCGATATGTCGTCGTGCCTGTCCTGCCATGGCACCGAAATCCGGGTAACCGGAACGGCCAAACGTGAAACCGATTTGGGGACCCTGGAATTCCCGGTGCTGGAGGGTTGGCCCAATCAGGGGGTGGGACGGATCAATCCCGATGGTTCTTTCGGGGCTTGTACCGCCTGTCACACGCGCCATGTTTTTTCCATTGAAACCGCCCGCAAGCCGTACACTTGCGCCCAGTGCCATAAGGGACCCGATGTCCCGGCCTACCCGGTTTACCAGGTCAGCAAACATGGAAATGTATTCTTTTCTCAAAACAGCCACTGGGATTTTGAACCGGTTCCCTGGACCGCCGGCCGTGATTTCGCCGCCCCCACCTGCGCCGTCTGTCATATCAGCCTGGTTACCGATAAGGATGGAACAATCATATCCGAACGGACCCACCGCATGAACGATCGCCTGCCACAGCGGTTGTTCGGGTTGATTTATTCTCATCCTCACCCGGCCACACCCAATACCTCCATTATCACCAATAAGGCCGGTTTTCCGCTACCGACGGAATTAACCGGTGAACCGGTCGAGGAATTTTTGATTGACCGGAAGGAACAGGAAAAAAGATTGCATAATATGCAGAAGGTTTGTCGGGCGTGTCATTCAACAACCTGGACCGAGGGGCATTTCGCCGCCCTGGATCGGGCGGTGGAGACGACCAATGAAATGACCTGGCAGGCCACCGATCTGATGACCACCATCTGGACCGAGGGATTAGCCCTGGGTTTACCCCAGGGATCGATTATTTTCGATGAGGCTATCGAGAAACAATGGACCGAGCAGTGGTTGTTCTATGTCAATTCCACCCGGTTCGCGGCGGCCATGATGGGAGCCGATTATGGCGTTTTTGCCAACGGCCGCTGGTACATGGCTAAAAATGTCCGGGAGATGCGCGACTGGCTGGAGCTTCACAATCGTTTGAAGAAATAA
- a CDS encoding NapC/NirT family cytochrome c: MKKLKFPRLAYNWLSGIGIVGAVITILLMTFLYVIGIFTRVTNPYLGIFLYMVLPPILVVSLLLIPLGMFRTWRRVRKTGEVSYPSWPYVDLNQKSHRNAALVFILGTGLFVLVSAVGGYEAYHYSESVAFCGKTCHTVMKPEFTAYQNSPHARVACVACHVGPGADWFAKSKISGLYQVYAVIANVYPRPIETPIRNLRPARETCEQCHWPAKFFGGQQRVFNHYMYDHDNTRWSINLLVKTGGGNPEVGRPSGIHWHTFLTNNIEYIARDRQLQNIPWVRATNIETGKATVYRDKENPLSDEEIAAATPRRFDCMDCHNRPSHIYHSPDYDADIAMEAGRINTTLPDIKQVAVKAMAAKYENDTAATNGIAGAITEYYRDHYPEIIKTRPDDINDAIAAVQDKYAQSIFPEMKVRWEVYPDNIGHFISPGCMRCHTGSLTTEDGHILSRDCTICHTIISQGKDGATVMATSPDGLEFVHPEDIDEAWKEMNCNECHSGTQP, encoded by the coding sequence ATGAAAAAATTGAAATTCCCGCGACTGGCCTATAACTGGTTGAGCGGAATAGGGATTGTCGGCGCCGTCATAACCATTCTCCTGATGACTTTTCTTTATGTGATCGGGATATTTACCCGGGTTACCAATCCTTATCTGGGGATATTTCTTTACATGGTTCTGCCTCCGATCCTGGTGGTCTCGCTGTTGCTTATTCCTCTGGGGATGTTTCGAACCTGGCGACGGGTCCGGAAAACCGGGGAGGTCAGCTATCCCAGCTGGCCCTATGTGGACCTGAATCAGAAAAGCCACCGTAATGCCGCCCTGGTATTCATTCTCGGCACCGGATTGTTTGTCCTGGTCAGCGCCGTGGGGGGATACGAAGCCTATCATTATTCCGAATCGGTCGCTTTTTGCGGTAAGACTTGCCATACGGTCATGAAACCGGAGTTCACAGCATACCAGAATTCACCTCATGCCCGGGTGGCCTGCGTGGCCTGTCATGTCGGTCCGGGGGCGGACTGGTTCGCAAAATCGAAAATATCGGGGCTTTATCAGGTTTATGCCGTCATAGCGAATGTTTACCCGAGGCCGATTGAAACCCCGATTAGAAATCTTCGTCCGGCCCGGGAAACCTGCGAGCAGTGTCATTGGCCGGCCAAGTTTTTCGGAGGCCAGCAACGCGTTTTCAACCATTACATGTATGATCATGATAATACCCGCTGGTCGATCAATCTGCTGGTTAAAACCGGCGGTGGTAACCCCGAAGTCGGTCGTCCCTCCGGTATCCACTGGCATACCTTCCTGACCAATAATATCGAGTACATCGCCCGTGACCGGCAATTGCAGAATATCCCCTGGGTCAGGGCCACCAATATCGAAACCGGGAAAGCAACGGTTTACCGGGACAAGGAGAATCCGTTGAGTGATGAGGAAATCGCGGCCGCAACTCCGCGCCGGTTCGACTGCATGGATTGCCACAATCGCCCCAGTCATATATATCATTCTCCGGATTATGACGCCGATATAGCCATGGAGGCCGGACGGATCAATACGACTCTACCGGATATCAAGCAAGTTGCGGTCAAAGCGATGGCGGCCAAATATGAGAATGATACGGCCGCTACCAACGGTATCGCGGGAGCCATTACCGAATATTACCGCGATCATTATCCGGAAATAATTAAAACCCGTCCGGATGATATCAACGATGCTATCGCCGCGGTGCAGGATAAGTATGCACAGAGTATTTTCCCGGAGATGAAAGTCCGCTGGGAGGTTTATCCCGATAATATCGGCCATTTTATCAGTCCCGGATGTATGCGCTGTCACACCGGTAGCCTGACCACCGAGGACGGCCATATCCTTTCCCGTGACTGTACTATCTGTCATACGATTATTTCGCAGGGAAAAGACGGTGCAACCGTTATGGCGACTTCGCCCGATGGTCTTGAGTTTGTTCACCCGGAAGATATTGACGAAGCCTGGAAAGAAATGAATTGCAACGAGTGCCACAGCGGCACTCAACCATAG
- a CDS encoding alginate export family protein, which translates to MAKKTLIIILLISGVIMQSVASEETAERNNFRHLKISFSERLRLVTWDNTITLADSAAQTTTFTRHRTSLMGQYYPDPKMELALKLTNEFRYYFIPADREFEIDEIFVDQLYLKWNLKKPLDGILTLGRQNIMLGEGFIVMDGHPLDGSRSIYFNAARFDWRITPGHELTVFYSYQEEIDEWLPVINEVDQVLVEQPEEGIGLYYSGRINRYDIQGYYVRKNVDANNIDTLASEINTIGGRIVSPLIESLSVTGEGAFQFGQAGQYDRAAFGGYFHLDYKTVWPSYLPKMIQLGVICLSGDNRATEKDEGWNPIFARWPKWSESYIYTQIKEDRVAWWTNLASLYGRCDFDFTPKINLSLQYHHLMAPRVADPESAFPGGDGHNRGNLFIGLLKFVIDKNLTGHFLWEGFLPGNYYFHGADGYSWVRAELLFKVG; encoded by the coding sequence ATGGCGAAAAAAACGTTAATCATTATACTTCTGATAAGCGGCGTTATCATGCAGTCGGTTGCCTCTGAAGAAACCGCAGAAAGAAATAACTTCAGGCATTTAAAAATATCGTTTTCGGAACGCCTGCGATTGGTGACCTGGGACAATACCATAACCCTGGCCGATTCAGCCGCCCAAACCACCACTTTTACCCGTCACCGGACCAGCCTGATGGGGCAGTATTATCCTGATCCGAAAATGGAACTGGCCCTGAAACTGACCAACGAATTCCGCTATTATTTTATACCGGCCGACCGCGAATTCGAGATCGATGAGATTTTTGTCGATCAGCTTTATTTGAAATGGAATCTGAAAAAGCCGCTGGATGGGATTCTGACTCTTGGAAGACAGAATATTATGCTGGGTGAGGGGTTTATCGTAATGGACGGACATCCTCTGGACGGTTCCCGCTCGATTTATTTCAATGCCGCGCGGTTCGACTGGCGGATAACTCCCGGGCATGAACTAACCGTTTTTTACAGCTATCAGGAAGAAATCGATGAATGGCTTCCGGTGATAAACGAAGTTGACCAGGTTTTGGTCGAGCAACCCGAGGAAGGGATCGGTTTGTATTATTCCGGCAGGATAAACCGCTATGATATCCAGGGGTATTATGTTCGGAAAAATGTCGATGCCAACAATATCGATACGCTAGCATCGGAAATCAACACGATCGGGGGTCGGATTGTATCTCCATTGATTGAGAGTCTGTCGGTAACCGGCGAGGGAGCATTCCAGTTCGGCCAAGCGGGACAATATGATCGGGCCGCATTCGGGGGGTATTTTCATCTTGATTATAAAACGGTCTGGCCTTCGTATCTGCCGAAAATGATTCAGCTGGGAGTTATCTGCCTGAGCGGGGATAATCGGGCTACCGAGAAAGATGAAGGGTGGAATCCAATATTTGCCCGCTGGCCCAAGTGGAGCGAATCGTATATTTATACCCAGATCAAAGAGGACCGGGTGGCCTGGTGGACCAATCTGGCCTCGCTTTATGGCCGGTGCGATTTCGATTTCACTCCGAAGATTAACCTCAGTTTGCAATATCACCATTTGATGGCTCCGCGGGTGGCGGACCCGGAATCGGCTTTTCCCGGCGGAGATGGACATAACCGCGGTAACCTTTTCATCGGCCTGTTGAAATTCGTCATCGATAAGAACTTGACTGGTCATTTTCTGTGGGAAGGTTTTCTGCCCGGCAATTATTATTTTCATGGAGCCGACGGATACAGCTGGGTTCGGGCCGAACTCCTTTTCAAGGTCGGATAG
- a CDS encoding cytochrome c3 family protein, translated as MESADCLECHEKTTGEKESGYDRAMAMSIHDGLECIDCHTGISDLPHDEDLPKVDCGTCHDEAARIYTQHGRMSLKDGYDIPECIDCHGKHDILPAADKNSRVNPINLPETCGRCHDDIDLTKRHDILYGKAVELYKSSVHGQAALGGVYVAATCNDCHSTGGTAHRILGPGNPESSINHFNIPKTCGKCHQNVENDYWEGIHGKLVKRGETDSPVCTDCHGEHGIISPSNPESRVSPSRVAEATCSPCHESARLNEKYGIPSGRLQTYVDSYHGLKSKAGDLTVANCASCHGAHRILPHTDPTSSIYPANLQETCGHCHPGITAEMAKTPIHSTPGISQTPVAGIVKSIYIVVITLIIGLMVVHWLLDLRKKLKQVSEGDQVRRMTIGEVWQHTFLMVSFIVLVISGFALRFYNSWWVNTLFGWEGGFPLRGIIHRVAAVVFVLTAIWHVVYLFSPRGKQFLKDMMPGLRDFHGFVKTILYNIGIGKIKPGFGRFSYVEKAEYWALVWGTVIMIISGFFLWFDNFAVEWFPKGFLDVVLVIHYYEAWLAFLAILIWHMYSTIFNPDVYPMNPSWYTGKMPRRMYEHEHAEDLKLTGTPTITPDENKSGDMPDHKG; from the coding sequence GTGGAAAGCGCCGATTGTCTTGAATGTCATGAAAAGACCACCGGTGAGAAAGAGAGCGGTTACGACCGCGCCATGGCCATGTCGATCCATGACGGCCTGGAGTGCATCGATTGCCATACCGGGATCAGCGATCTGCCGCATGATGAAGACCTGCCGAAAGTTGATTGCGGTACCTGTCATGATGAGGCCGCCAGGATTTACACCCAGCACGGGCGGATGAGCCTGAAGGACGGCTACGATATTCCCGAATGTATTGATTGCCACGGCAAACATGATATCCTTCCAGCGGCCGATAAAAACTCGAGAGTGAATCCAATCAACCTTCCCGAAACCTGCGGCCGCTGTCATGATGATATCGATCTGACCAAACGTCATGATATTCTGTACGGCAAAGCGGTGGAGCTTTATAAAAGCAGTGTTCATGGTCAGGCCGCGCTGGGCGGGGTGTATGTGGCGGCCACCTGCAACGACTGTCATTCCACCGGGGGCACGGCCCACCGGATTCTCGGCCCCGGTAACCCGGAATCGTCGATCAATCATTTTAATATTCCGAAAACCTGCGGCAAGTGCCACCAGAATGTGGAAAACGACTATTGGGAAGGTATCCACGGCAAGCTGGTCAAGCGGGGGGAAACGGATTCCCCGGTCTGTACCGATTGCCACGGCGAGCACGGTATCATTTCACCGAGCAACCCGGAATCCCGGGTGAGTCCCTCACGGGTGGCCGAGGCAACCTGTTCTCCGTGCCATGAGTCGGCCCGTCTCAACGAAAAATACGGTATTCCATCGGGACGGTTGCAAACCTATGTGGACAGCTACCATGGCTTGAAAAGCAAGGCGGGCGACCTGACCGTGGCCAACTGCGCCTCCTGTCACGGGGCCCATCGCATTCTGCCGCACACCGATCCGACGTCCTCGATTTACCCGGCCAATCTCCAGGAAACTTGCGGCCACTGCCATCCCGGAATTACGGCGGAAATGGCCAAAACACCCATTCATAGTACCCCCGGAATATCCCAGACGCCGGTGGCCGGTATTGTCAAGAGTATTTATATCGTGGTAATTACTCTGATAATCGGTCTGATGGTGGTTCACTGGCTACTTGATTTGCGCAAGAAGCTCAAACAGGTCAGCGAAGGCGATCAGGTCAGGCGGATGACGATCGGCGAGGTCTGGCAGCATACGTTCCTGATGGTTTCCTTTATTGTTCTGGTCATTTCCGGATTCGCTCTCCGGTTTTATAATTCCTGGTGGGTCAATACCCTGTTCGGCTGGGAGGGCGGATTTCCTTTGCGGGGAATCATACATCGGGTCGCGGCCGTGGTTTTTGTCTTAACCGCTATCTGGCATGTGGTATATTTATTCTCACCGCGGGGCAAGCAATTCCTGAAGGATATGATGCCGGGTTTGAGAGATTTTCACGGCTTTGTGAAAACTATTCTGTACAATATCGGTATCGGCAAAATTAAGCCGGGATTCGGGCGTTTCAGCTATGTCGAGAAAGCGGAATACTGGGCCCTGGTCTGGGGGACAGTGATTATGATCATCAGCGGCTTTTTCCTCTGGTTCGACAATTTCGCGGTGGAATGGTTCCCCAAGGGATTTCTGGATGTGGTCCTGGTGATTCATTATTATGAAGCCTGGCTCGCTTTCCTGGCCATTCTCATCTGGCATATGTATTCGACCATCTTCAATCCCGATGTATACCCCATGAATCCTTCCTGGTACACCGGCAAGATGCCCAGGAGAATGTACGAACATGAACATGCCGAAGATTTGAAACTGACGGGAACACCGACAATTACCCCGGATGAAAATAAAAGCGGGGATATGCCCGATCATAAAGGCTGA
- a CDS encoding cytochrome c3 family protein produces MGGNNRRQLIPAGIMAAALLVGWIWLPVLPAAGQLINDCLTCHEDPNLTGERDGRQISVYLDIGKYRKSMHGEMECIDCHSDLDGVEDFSHTERLEPVDCGLCHVEIAEIYNGSLHGRAVKEGGRLAPRCADCHGAHDILAVSSPDSRVTKFNIPFVCSRCHKEGTAVSETYDIPQDSILIHYSELIHGVGLFKQGLTVTAVCLVSVYERKIL; encoded by the coding sequence ATGGGCGGGAATAACAGGCGGCAGTTGATTCCGGCCGGGATAATGGCGGCGGCTCTGCTTGTTGGCTGGATATGGCTCCCGGTTTTGCCGGCCGCGGGGCAATTGATCAATGATTGTCTGACCTGTCATGAAGACCCCAACCTCACCGGCGAGCGGGATGGCCGGCAGATTTCCGTTTATCTCGATATCGGAAAATACCGGAAGTCGATGCATGGTGAAATGGAATGTATCGACTGCCACAGCGACCTTGACGGGGTAGAGGATTTTTCCCATACCGAACGACTGGAACCGGTCGATTGCGGTCTTTGTCATGTTGAAATCGCGGAAATATACAACGGCAGTCTCCACGGCCGGGCGGTGAAAGAGGGGGGCAGGCTGGCCCCGAGATGCGCCGATTGTCACGGCGCCCATGATATTCTGGCCGTTTCTTCACCCGATTCCCGGGTGACCAAATTCAATATACCTTTTGTCTGCAGTCGCTGTCACAAGGAAGGAACGGCCGTTTCGGAAACGTATGATATCCCGCAGGACAGTATCCTCATCCATTATTCGGAGTTGATTCATGGGGTGGGGCTGTTTAAGCAGGGTTTGACGGTAACGGCAGTATGTTTAGTTTCTGTATATGAAAGAAAAATACTATGA
- a CDS encoding DUF378 domain-containing protein, which yields MKSFNIIVAALLVIGGLNWGLVGLFNFDLVESIFGDMTALSRIVYGLVGLSALYQIIQFKSIQQRTNVVSESN from the coding sequence ATGAAATCGTTTAACATTATCGTGGCGGCGCTTCTGGTGATTGGCGGTCTGAATTGGGGGCTGGTTGGGCTTTTCAATTTTGATCTGGTCGAAAGCATTTTTGGCGACATGACTGCACTCAGTCGCATTGTTTATGGCCTGGTCGGTCTCAGTGCCCTGTATCAGATAATCCAATTCAAGTCAATTCAGCAGCGCACAAACGTTGTTTCAGAAAGTAATTAA
- a CDS encoding cytochrome c3 family protein has protein sequence MKNLAILMMAVSLLFVFTMVWASEEKPKHDFAGVDKCKICHKKDGVYPSWLETKHAKAWESLDEKAQKNEKCIGCHSTGTTTEGELLTGVQCEACHGAGNDYKKMSIMKDREQAIANGLLIPDENTCKKCHNENVPEEFRPKEAYNFAEMMKTGIHAKPVKEEKKEATEGK, from the coding sequence GTGAAAAATCTGGCAATTTTAATGATGGCGGTAAGCCTGTTGTTCGTTTTCACCATGGTCTGGGCATCCGAGGAAAAACCGAAACACGATTTTGCCGGGGTGGACAAGTGCAAAATATGCCACAAGAAAGACGGCGTTTATCCCTCATGGCTGGAGACCAAACATGCCAAGGCCTGGGAAAGTCTCGACGAGAAGGCGCAGAAGAATGAGAAGTGCATCGGCTGTCATTCCACCGGTACCACCACCGAGGGTGAACTGCTGACCGGGGTGCAGTGTGAAGCCTGTCATGGTGCGGGAAATGATTACAAGAAAATGAGCATTATGAAGGATCGTGAGCAGGCCATTGCCAATGGGCTGTTGATTCCCGATGAAAACACCTGCAAGAAATGCCATAATGAAAATGTCCCGGAGGAATTCCGACCCAAAGAGGCTTATAATTTCGCCGAGATGATGAAAACCGGCATTCACGCTAAACCGGTCAAAGAGGAAAAGAAAGAGGCCACGGAAGGCAAATAA
- a CDS encoding DUF4397 domain-containing protein, with protein sequence MLSKRIIAGFTAIVLGLIFVAGCSDDDNNPMKSVSKMTSSIRVIHASYDAPEVDIRVDGTVAIGGLGYGQSSGYAEISDGVRNISVTPAGANSPVVIEADLDLEVNTSYTVFAVNNLGSIEPVVAVDDRSQVQSKAKVRFLHASPDAPAVDIKLNSGDGPTVFVNKAFKDITEYAEVDPGSYTFVVTPSGDNSEVLIFEPINVTAGVIYTAVAHGTLDNTDLYDLAVRIFVDNNDGDLFVDLKPAVTKVLVAHASPDAPGVDLLIDDLVINNTSLTFPNNTGYLDVNAGDRGVKVNVSGSMTTVINAGLNLDAGMAYSIFAVNSVSNIEPLVLVDDLTTPAAGMAHIRFLHLSPDAPAVDITLTDDTVVFGNKAFRDYTSFTPLNAGLYDLQVRAAGTSMVILNLPGINLEDGKIYTVFAKGFLAGSGDTAIGAAIIVNN encoded by the coding sequence ATGTTAAGCAAAAGAATTATTGCAGGATTTACAGCCATCGTTTTAGGTTTGATCTTTGTCGCCGGATGCAGTGATGATGACAATAATCCCATGAAATCTGTTTCTAAGATGACTTCATCCATTCGTGTAATTCATGCCAGCTATGATGCGCCCGAGGTTGATATTCGGGTTGACGGAACCGTGGCCATCGGAGGACTTGGTTACGGGCAATCATCAGGATATGCCGAAATTTCTGATGGTGTGCGCAATATTTCGGTGACTCCGGCTGGTGCCAACTCACCGGTTGTGATTGAAGCCGATCTGGATCTTGAGGTAAACACCTCATACACTGTCTTCGCAGTTAACAATCTCGGTTCGATTGAGCCGGTGGTGGCGGTTGATGATCGGTCGCAAGTGCAGAGCAAGGCCAAGGTTCGTTTTCTTCATGCTTCGCCTGATGCCCCGGCGGTGGATATTAAATTGAACAGCGGCGACGGTCCGACCGTGTTTGTCAATAAGGCCTTCAAGGATATTACCGAGTATGCCGAGGTAGATCCCGGTTCTTATACTTTTGTGGTAACCCCGTCCGGAGACAATTCCGAAGTTCTTATTTTTGAACCAATTAATGTCACTGCCGGTGTGATCTACACTGCGGTGGCTCATGGGACACTGGACAATACCGACCTTTATGATTTGGCAGTCCGCATTTTCGTGGACAACAACGATGGCGACCTGTTTGTGGATTTGAAGCCGGCTGTCACCAAAGTCCTGGTGGCCCATGCTTCCCCTGATGCACCGGGGGTGGATTTATTGATTGACGACCTAGTGATAAACAATACCTCTCTGACCTTTCCCAACAATACCGGCTATCTCGATGTAAATGCCGGTGATCGGGGAGTTAAAGTTAATGTCAGCGGAAGCATGACAACGGTTATTAATGCCGGACTTAATCTTGATGCCGGTATGGCCTACTCCATTTTTGCAGTGAACAGCGTATCCAATATTGAGCCGCTGGTTCTGGTTGATGATCTGACGACTCCGGCGGCCGGCATGGCTCATATTCGCTTCCTGCATCTTTCTCCCGATGCTCCGGCGGTAGATATTACCCTGACTGACGATACGGTGGTTTTTGGAAACAAGGCTTTCAGAGATTATACTTCTTTTACACCGCTTAATGCCGGCTTGTATGATTTACAGGTAAGAGCCGCCGGGACTTCAATGGTCATCCTGAATCTGCCCGGAATCAATCTTGAGGATGGCAAGATTTATACTGTTTTTGCCAAAGGATTTCTGGCTGGCAGTGGTGACACAGCCATCGGGGCGGCGATCATTGTCAATAACTGA